From Azospirillum brasilense:
CCGCCCGGCGGCGGCAGCACCACATCCACGGACTCCCCGGCCTCGTCCATGAGTTGCGTCCCCACGTCGCCGGCGGCCGCGATGTCATCCCAGCCGCAGTGGCCGTCGTTCAGCAGCACTGCCACGTCCCAGTCGCTGTCCGGCCGGTGATTGCCGCGCGCCCGGCTGCCGAACATCCTCAGAGCAGCGCGCCTGGCCGCCCGGCGTGGTCCGCGGCGCGGCTCTGTTGCAAAGTTTGCCGGCAGGCGCGAGATGATGGTTACGGGCATCACCGCCGATGCTATGCGTCCTGGAGTTCGAGTTGCTGGCTGATGAACTGCACGGCCTCGGCGAGCACGCAGGGTCCGACGTTGAAGGCGCGTTCGACAAGGCCCGCCTCGCCCCGCATGTCGCGGGTGATGTTGAAGCTGGACGCTTGGCCTTTGCGGAGCGCCCGCATCACCTCAAAGCCCTTGACCGTTGCGTAGGCTGTCTTCAGGGTCTTGAAGCCCCGCACCGGGCGGATCAACTGCTTCAGCTTGCTCTGGTCGGCTTCCACCACATTGTTCAGGTATTTGACCTGCCGGTGCTCCGTGTCCTCCGGGCATTTGCCCTCGGCTTTCAGTTCCGCCAGGGCTGGCCCATAAGTTGCCGCCTTGTCGGTGTTGATGACCGTCGGCTTCTCACACGCCTTCAAGCCGTTCAACGCCTTGGACAGGAAGCGCTTGGCGGCGGCGGTGTTTCGCGTGGGAGAGAGATAGAGGTCGATGGTGGTGCCATGCTTGTCAACGGCACGGTACAGGTAAGAGGTTGTTGAGAAGAATAATAAGAAAATACAGCATCAATGCTGACTCGAAACGCGCGCCCCAAATGATCTGTTGATCAAGCATGCAGAGTCGGCGCCTTGGGAGGAGATCGCATGCCCCTGGACCGTTACCCGACAGACTTGACCGATGGCGAGTGGGCGGTCGTCTCGAAGCTCTTCACGAAGAGTGAGCATCGCGGAGCGCAGCGCAAACACGACCTGAGGCGCATCATAGACGGATGTTTGTATGTCCTGCGTGGCGGCATCGCTTGGCGCATGATGCCCCACGATCTGCCGCCTTGGACGGACATGTACGATCACTTCCGCCGCTGGCGGCAAAAGCGGGAAGTGGGAACAGGTCAATGCGGCGCTGCGCGCGCAGTATCGAACGCGGCGTGGCCGCAAAGCTCAACCCACGGCGGCGGCGATCGACAGTCAATCGGTGAAAACAACCGAATCCGGCGGCCCGCGCGGGTATGATGGTGGCAAGAAGATCAGTGGACGGAAACGGCAAGCTCTGGTCGACACCGAAGGCGACGTTCTGAAGGTGCGGGTGCATCCGGCGGATCTTCATGACAAGGCCGGAGGAATGCTCCTACTGGCGGGCTTGCACCTGTGGTTTCCCGCGATCCAGCTGGTCTGGGCCGACACGCATTATCAAGGCCTGAAGACCTGGGCCAAAGACCGGCTCGGCTGGACCATCGAAGTCGTCAAGCATTGGTGGACCGGTATTCAGGGCTTTTGGCTCGCCCCTGGCCAGGAACCTCCCGAAATTCCCAAAGGTTTCCATGTTCTGCCGCGCCGCTGGGTCGTGGAAAGGACATTCGCGTGGCTTGGCAGACATCGCCGTTTGTCAAAAGATTACGAGCGCCTTCCAGAGTCGGAGGAGACATTCATTTACATGGCGATGAGCCACATTCTCGTGAAGCGCCTCGCGCGTCCGCCATCGCATTTGCACTGAATTTCCTCGGACTTCTTCTCAACTGCCTCTCATACCAAGACTCACGGATCATGACCGATGAGCCCAGTCGCGCAGTCCGATGGACATGATGGTCCAGGGCTGCTCGACGAGGGCGTTCCAGGCGAAGCAGCAGTGATCGAGGATGTTCTGGTAGGAGGTGAAGATCCGGTTGGAGAGCCAGTTGTCGCGCATGTACTGCCAGATGTTCTCCACCGGGTTCAGCTCGGGCGATTTCGGCGGCACCGGCAGCAGGGTGAAGTTGCCGGGGACCGGCAGTTTGGCCGAGGTGTGCCAGCCGGCCTGATCGAGCAGGACGACGGCATGGGCCCCGGGCGCCACGGCGCGGGCGATCTCCTCCAGGTGCAGCGCCATCGCCTCGCTCGTGCAGCGCGGCAGCACCAGGGCCGCGCCTTTGCCCTGGGCCGGGCAGATCGCGCCGAACAGATAGGCCGAGCGCGTGCGCTGATCGTGCTGGGCCGCCGGTCGGGTGCCCGGCGTGCCCAGCGCGGGTGATTTTGTTCTTTCTGGCCGATGCGGGCTTCGTCCTGCCACCAGACCTCTATGGGCTTGCCGGCGGCCTCGTGCGCGGCGATCTGCGCCAGCAGGGCGGGGAAGTTTTTTTGAACGCCTCGGCCGCTTCGGGATCCTCGGCGTGGTGGCGGGGGCGGGCCGACAGCTTGCGCAAACCCAGAGCGCGCAGTTCCCGGCTCAGCGTCTGCTTGGAGACGGTTACACGGAACTCGTTCCAGAGCCAGTGCAGCAGGTCGGCAATCCGCCAACGTACGACCCCATGCACCGCCGGGATCGGTCCATCCTCGACGACCTGGCACAGGGCCGCCCGGTGATGGTCGGCCAAGCGCGGCTGCGGGCCCGGCGCCTTGCCGGTCAGCAAGCCCGCCGGTCCCGCGTCATTGAAACGCAGCACCCAGTCGCGCACCGTTTGCAAGCCGACCCCGCCGATCTGCGCCGCGGCCAAGCGCGGTTCTCCGTCGTAGATCGTCGCCAGGGCGAGCAGCCGACGGACTTGGCCGGGATCGTGAGAGGCACGGGCAAGCCGACGCAGAGCGGCGGCATCGTAATCGCTGCGTAGCGGAACCGGAGCGGCCATCGTGGACCTCGTCGCCATGGTCTCTCCGGTGAATCACGCGGCACGCTCCTCCGGGAATCACCGCATGAGGCGTACTCCACAGGACTTGGTATAAGCCCTACAGACGCAAGGTTCCATACCGGTTGCCGATCCACTGGCGCATTGAAGCGACCTTACCTAGACAGACCGGTGCCGCTGCCTGAGCAGGAACCCAGAGTAGAACGAAGGCACAGCTGAAGATGTGGTGGATATTTCCACTTCCTTTTGTAAGCTCCTGTCCTGTAGTTAAGACTTTCGGCAAACAATTCAACCTACTACGGTGTGATATGAATAAGGAAAAACCGCAGGCCATCGATCCTTCTACCAGCGCCTGCGTGATCCCTCCAGCCCTCCCGAAGGGCGACCTCCACAAGTTGATGTTCCGATATTCTGAGCAAGAGGCACAGGAGATTGGAGACTACGTCGAGTGGCAAGCGCATGGAGAAGAAACGGTTCTACACGCTGAAAAGGTGGCAAGCGAACGCGTGATGGGACACGATCACGACGTATGGGACATTCACACTGACAAGGGGCGCTGGTGGGTTATCACAAACCCAACAAACCTCTACTCTCAGGAACTAATGCCAAGCCTCGATTACACGCTCTCATTTCACATTGGCCTAATGGCTCGTGTCGCCGCCCGTCGAGAACTGGATGGCTCTGATGCCGAGCGAGAGTTCGTTTTAGTAACCTCTCGAAAGCTACTGCAAGCTGGCGAGGCACTTGATGCAGCCGATGAGGCCGAGGAGTTTCAAGCTGTCGGGATGCGCTGCCGCGAGTGTCTGATCACGTTTATTCGGGAGTTGGCTGATGGGTTCGACTTCGGTGCCGGCGACGATCCGCCGAAAGCAGCGGACTTCCCAGCTTGGAATGACCTGATCGCGAACACAGTCGCACCAGAGGCCTCGATGGAGTACGTCCGAGGGTACTTGAAGACCACAGGTGAGCGAGCCTGGAGGCTGGTCAATTGGCTGACCCACGCAGCCAACGCAACATCAGCGGACGCCCATCTGGCATGGGATGCTACAGCACACGTTGTCGCAAACTACACGAGGGCCGTCCTCAAGATGAAGGCGAAGGCGCCGGATCAGTGTGGGCGCTGCAAGTCGTTCCGGGTCCGGGTGGATTGGCGTCCCGACCTCGGAGACGAGGGCATGTATGTCGCGAGGTGCGAGGAGTG
This genomic window contains:
- a CDS encoding nucleotidyltransferase family protein, whose amino-acid sequence is MPVTIISRLPANFATEPRRGPRRAARRAALRMFGSRARGNHRPDSDWDVAVLLNDGHCGWDDIAAAGDVGTQLMDEAGESVDVVLPPPGGLERSVLGSSVRRDGVPL
- a CDS encoding IS5 family transposase (programmed frameshift), coding for MPLDRYPTDLTDGEWAVVSKLFTKSEHRGAQRKHDLRRIIDGCLYVLRGGIAWRMMPHDLPPWTDMYDHFRRWRKSGKWEQVNAALRAQYRTRRGRKAQPTAAAIDSQSVKTTESGGPRGYDGGKKISGRKRQALVDTEGDVLKVRVHPADLHDKAGGMLLLAGLHLWFPAIQLVWADTHYQGLKTWAKDRLGWTIEVVKHWWTGIQGFWLAPGQEPPEIPKGFHVLPRRWVVERTFAWLGRHRRLSKDYERLPESEETFIYMAMSHILVKRLARPPSHLH